The genomic stretch GGCCAGGAAGCGGCAGGCTTGTACTTCGCTATCCGCCAGCAGGGCCGCCCTACCGACCCTTCGCAGTGGTGCCGAGGCTAGTCAAATTTCTACGGCGCAGCTTGAGTGCTGCACCGATGCTCCCCAAGGAGCACCTACAGGATCAGGAGTTCGTTCGACATGCTGCACTCGCCTCGTCTCACCCAGCTGGCCCTGTCCATCGCCCTGGCGGTCGGCGCGCCCCTGGCCACCGCCGCAGAGCCGGCCAAGGTCGCCGCAGTGCCAGCCACCGAGGTGACCGCCAAGGCGCCACTGCCGCTGGAAGAACTGCGCACCTTCGCCGAGGTCCTGGACCGTATCAAGGCCGCCTACGTCGAACCGGTAGACGACAAGACCCTGCTGGAGAACGCCATCAAGGGCATGCTAAGCAACCTTGACCCGCACTCGGCCTACCTTGGCCCCGAGGACTTCCAGGAGCTGCAGGAAAGCACCAGCGGCGAGTTCGGCGGGCTGGGCATTGAAGTAGGCCAGGAAGACGGCTTCATCAAGGTGGTCTCGCCAATCGACGACACCCCTGCCTCGCGGGCCGGCGTGCAAGCTGGTGACCTGATCGTCAAGATCAATGGCGCCCCGACCCGCGGCCAGACCATGACCGAGGCGGTCGACAAGATGCGCGGCAAGGTTGGCGAGAAAATCACCCTGACCTTGGTGCGCGACGGCGGCACCCCGTTTGACGTGACCTTGAGCCGCGCGGTCATTCAGGTCAAGAGCGTGAAGAGCCAGCTACTGGAGAACGATTACGGCTACATCCGTATCACCCAGTTCCAGGTCAAGACCGGTGACGAAGTGGGCAAGGCCCTGGCCAAGCTGCGCAAGGACAACGGCAAGAAGCTGCGCGGGGTAGTGCTGGACCTGCGCAACAACCCGGGCGGCGTGCTGCAGTCGGCGGTGGAAGTAGCCGACCACTTCCTGACCAAAGGCCTGATCGTCTACACCAAGGGCCGCATCGCCAACTCCGAGCTGCGATTCTCGGCCGACCCGGCCGATGCCAGCGAAGGCGTGCCGCTGGTGGTACTGATCAACGGTGGCAGTGCATCGGCATCGGAGATTGTCGCCGGCGCCCTGCAGGACCAGAAACGCGCCGTGCTGATGGGCACCGACAGTTTCGGCAAAGGCTCGGTGCAGACCGTGCTGCCACTGGCCAACGACCGCGCCCTGAAGCTCACCACTGCGCTGTACTACACCCCCAACGGCCGTTCGATCCAGGCCCAGGGCATCGTCCCGGACATCGAAGTGCGCCAGGCCAAGCTCACCGCCGAGGTCGACACCGAAAGCTTCAAGGAGGCCGACCTGCAGGGCCACCTGGGCAACGGCAACGGCGGCGCCGACCGCCCGACCGGCAGCAGCAAGCGCAAGGAACGCCCGCAGGATGACGACTTCCAGTTGAGCCAGGCTCTGAGCCTGCTCAAAGGCCTGAA from Pseudomonas putida encodes the following:
- a CDS encoding PDZ domain-containing protein, which produces MLHSPRLTQLALSIALAVGAPLATAAEPAKVAAVPATEVTAKAPLPLEELRTFAEVLDRIKAAYVEPVDDKTLLENAIKGMLSNLDPHSAYLGPEDFQELQESTSGEFGGLGIEVGQEDGFIKVVSPIDDTPASRAGVQAGDLIVKINGAPTRGQTMTEAVDKMRGKVGEKITLTLVRDGGTPFDVTLSRAVIQVKSVKSQLLENDYGYIRITQFQVKTGDEVGKALAKLRKDNGKKLRGVVLDLRNNPGGVLQSAVEVADHFLTKGLIVYTKGRIANSELRFSADPADASEGVPLVVLINGGSASASEIVAGALQDQKRAVLMGTDSFGKGSVQTVLPLANDRALKLTTALYYTPNGRSIQAQGIVPDIEVRQAKLTAEVDTESFKEADLQGHLGNGNGGADRPTGSSKRKERPQDDDFQLSQALSLLKGLNITKGD